ATTGTAGATGAGAATATCCGCAGCCATCAAAGGCGGGTACGTGAGAAGGCCGGCAGATACTCCTTCTTTCCCGTCAGATTTATCTTTGAACTGAGTCATCCTCTCTAGCTCGCCGATATAGGAGATGCATTGCATCATCCATCCAGCCTGGGCATGCGCTGGCACTTCCGATTGAATGAACAGGAGCGACTTCTCTGGATCAATGCCGCTGGCGATATAGATGGCAGCGAGTGAACGAATCGTCTTCGCAAGTTCATCCGGGTCTTGCTGTACGGTGATTGCGTGCTGGTCGACGATGCAGAATCGGCAGTCGTATTCGTGTTGCAGCTCCGTAAATTGCTTAAATGCCCCGATGTAGTTCCCTAATGTTACTGTCCCTGTGGGCTGAACGCCCGAAAAAATTGTTTTCATGTAAAATTCCTCCTCTGAATAAATACTGTTAATCTTCGCTTCAGGCGGACGCTTTCCAATCGAACAGCGAAGGGTTCGATTTGCCGTATTTCTGCGTTCTTTGCAGAAATTAAGGCAGCCCCTTCCTGCTCGCAACGCTTGGCTTTTGCTCGCAAACGCCGTTCTTCGTGACGGCGTTCGCAGGAGTCGCCGCCTTTCGCTTCAATAAACAGAAGTACCTAAAATCAATAATAAAAAAAAAGAATAAAAAAACATCAGCCATCCCTAAAAAAGGGACGACTGATGTGAATCAACCGTGGTACCACCCGAATCAGCCTGCAAGCAGGCCACTCAAACCCCTTAACGCGGGGAGACGTGATTGGCTACTGGATAATGAATAAAGATCTTTTTCGCCAGTCAAGCTCGGGAACCCAATTCCTCTCGTCCGCCATGCCTGTTCGCACCAACCACAGGCTCTCTTCAATGCCGCGACAAGAATACTCTTTCCGTCTTCGCTTTTCGTAATAGTTGTCAAAAGTATAATACGGCTTGAAGAATAAAGCAAATTAAAAATCTAGTCGGTTCTATACTATATGCAATCCCTGGCCACTTAAGGATGATTCGACAAAAAAACAGGTTTTTCGACAGGAAATCAAGGGAATTGATGACTTTACCTATTCATATTTTTTTTGCTTTGATAGAATGAGTGAAAGAGAGAGGATGTGTCAGATGAAAAAAATGAAATGGGTCAGCTCGTTATTGCTTGCGAGTGCATTGGCTATGCCACTGTCGGTTCAAGCGGATGAGACAAAGACCTCTATTGTATTTGCTGAACGTACATATGGTTTTGAAGAAATAGACGAGGGGATTGTTGCCAGTTCAAAATTATACACACATGATTCGGGACTCGTATTTGACTATCCTGATGCAGTGCGGGGTGTTTACGTGACGGGGCATTCGGCAGGGGGCTCCGCTTTCGAGAGATTACTGAAGTTGATTGATTCGACGGACTTGAATGCAATGGTCATTGACATTAAAGAAGACTTCGGTTATTTAACATATAAGCCGCAAGAGGATTCGCCGTTATTCAACATGGGCATTGGGAAACCATACATAAAAGATCCGCGGAAGATGCTAGAGACGCTTGAGGAGCGGAAGGTCTATCCAATCGCAAGAATTGTCGTGTTCAAAGATAGCGTTCTCGCGGAGAAGCGTCCCGAACTGTCATTCATGGATGGTGATAAAGTGTGGAAAAACGGCAGGGGCGAATCCTTCGTCAATCCGTTCATGAAGGAAGTATGGGATCATAACGTCGACATCGCAATTGAAGCGGCGAAGGTGGGTTTCAAGGAAATCCAGTTCGATTATGTCCGTTTTCCGGAAGGATTCGAAAAACGGCATGAAACGTTGAAATACTCGATGGATGACTATAAAGAGTCTGAACTAGACCCGGTCCAGCGCAGGGTTGAAGCGGTGACTGATTTCGTGGCATATGCACGAGAGCAATTAAAACCTTATGACGTGGACGTTTCGGTCGATATTTTCGGCTACGCGGCAACATTGCCCGAAGCACCTGGCATCGGGCAGAACTTCTCGAAGATTTCCGAGAATGTTGATGTCATTTCCTCGATGATTTATCCGAGCCATTGGACATCTTATTTCGGTATTGCGAAGCCCGATCTTGAACCTTACCGCCTTGTAGCGGAATATGCGAAGGTGGAGAATGCCAAGCTGGGTGCGCTTGATAATCCGCCGGTTTCCCGTCCTTGGCTACAGGATTTCAGTGCACCTTGGCTAGGGAGTGGGAATTATCTTCGCTATGGGAAAGAAGAGGTCGAAGCGCAAATCAAAGCATTGAAAGAAAATGGCATTGATGAGTTCCTTTTATGGAATGCGAAGAATAAATATACAGAGGGCGTAGACTACACGCCTTAATCTTCTTCCGGGAGCCTGAAGTAAAGGTTTCCGGAGTTTTTTTGATGTATATTGGAACTTTTCAGGCTTCTATGTCGTACTACTAGTTGTGGAATGATATTTTTCATTCGAGGAAATCTAAATGAGAAAAGAATTATTTCAATCATTGATGTTTAAACTTTTCTTCCATCGGGTATAACAGTAAAGAAGTGTTAAAGTACATAGTTGAAGGAGCTGTAAACCCTATAATATTGCGGAATTGTGACAAGTAAACCATCTGTTCCACTTTTTTGTGAAAAAGTGTATTCATTGAGAATGAATATGTGTATAATAGGAGTTAAGCTTATTACTTTAAAATAATTCTAATTTAATTTTTCTAAATATAAGATAGTTAGCCGACTGAAAGGAAGTGTCAGCGAATGGGAGTTACATTATTTACCTCACCAAGTTGCACATCATGTAGAAAAGCGAAGGCATGGTTAGAAGAGCATGAAATTCCATATTCTGAACGTAATATTTTCTCTGAACCGTTGAATATCGATGAAATCAAACAGATTTTACGTATGACAGAAGATGGAACAGATGAAATCATCTCGACTCGCTCCAAAATCTTCCAAAAACTGAATGTAGATGTGGAAAGCCTTCCACTGCAACGTTTATATGAATTGATTCAAGAACATCCGGGCCTATTAAGAAGACCGATCATCCTAGATGAAAAAAGGCTTCAGGTAGGGTATAATGAAGATGAAATCAGACGCTTCCTACCTCGGAAAGTAAGGGCCTATCAGCTTCTTGAAGCGCGGCGCATGGTAAACTAATAGTAGACATAGTAAAGCTGATAGGGAGTTGACAGGCATTACGCCAATCCTATCAGCTTTTTAATTTTCCCTTGCTAATCATGCAAATGTTCTCTACAATGCTAGTAACATAATTCAGCAAAAACCAACTGAGTTATGTTCTGTCTCGCGGCGGATGTCACAGATTTTAAAGGAGATACTAATTTGAAATCTGTACGCAGTTACGACGAGGCGTAATTGATTATTATCCGTCCACCTGAGGATAACCCTTTCAAAACCTCCGGGATGGTCATATGATAAGTATAAGCATTGCAGGTTTATTGCGAAAATAACGAAATGGGCACAAGCCTGTTTGTAAGGAAGGGAGAGAAAAGGGATGGAAATAGAGCGAATCAATGATAATACAGTAAAGTTTTACTTATCGTATATCGACATTGAGGAACGGGGCTTTACACGGGAAGAGGTTTGGTACAATCGTGACAAAAGTGAAGAGCTCTTCTGGGAGATGATGGACGAAATCAACGATGAGACCGAATTCGAAGTGGAAGGTCCATTATGGATTCAAGTCCATGCGATGAATAACGGAATTGAAGTAACCGTGACGCGGGCGCAACTTTCGGACAATGACGAATCAGATGCCCAGTTAAGCATGGATGATTCCCGAAAGACCTTCGAACCAGATCCCAGCATGTTTGCCGATTCCGAACAACTTATGAATGAATTGAATGATGAGCCTGTTGTATGGACGTCCGATATGTTCGTCTTTGAAGAGTTCGAAAACCTCATTCCACTGTCAAACATCATTCCCCCATACGCAGTTGAATCATCTCTCTATTCATTTGAAAATAAATTCTATCTATACGTGATTTATGATGAATCGAAAATGGATGATGACGATAAATCCGATTTCTGCAGCCTCATTTCAGAATATGGCTCTTTATCCCAAGTGACGATCCACCGTCTAGAAGAATACGGCAAAGTCATTATGGAATCTGACGTATTGGCAACTGTGAAAAAATACTTCGGCAACTAATAACATACACACTGTTCCCCGATAGAAAATGGGGAACAGTTTTTTTATTATCAATCAATCACGCATAAAATCGAAAACTCACGCATAAAACCCTCTAAAAACGCATAACTCGCCAGAAAACCTCATAAATGAATTTATTCACGCATAAACCCCTATAATCACGCATAAACCGCGCAAAGTACTCGAAAACCGTTAGATTCATAATATTTGAAATAACCAGTCCTATTCCTTACAATACAATTGAAAGGAGTGAGGGCTATTTTAACAGCTTGTTCAGATGAAGGAAAAATGATTATATTATCCGCCGAACTGGAACGGCATGAACTGCGAAGGTGGCGGCAGACCCGCAGTTTTTATTGCCCGCAGTGCAAAGGCCAAGTCCAGTTGAAAGTCGGCGACATCGTCATCCCGCATTTTGCGCATAAGAGAGACACAGCTTGCAGCGCATCGTTTTCCGAAGGGGAGTCCCAGCAACACTTGAACGGCAAGCGGCTATTGTATCAATTTCTAGTAAATGTCCAAATGGAAGTCGAATTGGAACCAACGCTAAACAGGATTTTACAGCGACCTGATCTGCTCGTCAAAACTGGCAAAAAGAGCTACCCGATCGAGTTTCAATGCAGCACCATCCCCATCTCTCTACTGGAAGAACGGACGGAAGGATATCGTAAAGCCGGCATGGACCCTATCTGGATTTTGCATACCCCGGCAAAATTCAGAACCCTTCCTGAAGGTGTTGGCTTATTTCAATTCTCAAAGTTCCAAGAGTGGTTCATAGAAAGCACATCCCTTAATAATCACGTTCTCCTCACTTTTAATCCCCACAATCAAACATTTCACTATTTCAGCAGTCTGCTGCATGTAGCCGGACAACGGTATATCGGTTTGCACCGAATCCTTCCTTTACCATTTCAAGTTTTCCCTTTCGCGCGCCCGAAAGCACCCACCGAGAATGAGGTAAGTCAATATGGTAATCTATATGAAACGCTTCGCCAGAAAGAGTTGCAGAACCGGATAGCATTGAATAGAAAGGGCATTAAAGACCCATTCTTAAGAAGCTGCTATGAAATGAAAATGCTTCCGACACAACTGCCGCCATGGATCGGTGTGCCCGTTCAGAGGAATTCCGCATTTCGTGAACCGGACGTTGAATGGCAGTTCCGGCTTGTGCACTTCCTGAAACGGAATGAAATACCACATTCGGATGTAGCGCCATATTCGATTGGACGCTTCGTCCGAAGTTTTAGCGGGGAGTATAAAGGGAAAACGATGGCATGCAAGTATTACATCGATTTCTTAGGCTGTTATGGCATTGACTCGACAACGCAAAAAACAGACTTGCTTGAAAACATGGTCTTGCGAATTATTTCAGAAAGATTCCTTGCAAATGAGGAACGAAATTGAGAGAATGAAAATGATTCGTTATACGAAGAAAGATGATGGGGAGGATTTTGAATGACGACTGAAACGAAAAACAAAGTATTGACGCGCGATCAAGTAAAAGTGGAAGAAACGTGGCGTCTAGAGGATATTTTCCCGACCGACGAAGCGTGGGAGCAGGAGTTCAAGGAAATTGAAGAGCTCTCAGGAAAGGCGGAAACATTTAAAGGGACGTTGAATCAAGGCGCAGAAGCATTGTTCGAGGCGCTTTCCTATCGGGATACAATCTATCAGAGAATGGGGAAACTGTATACGTATGCCCATTTGAAAGGCGATCAGGATACGACGAACAGTTTCTATCAAGCAATGGAGAGCCGTGCAAAAACATTGTATGTCAAAATTTCGACAGCGCTTTCATACCTCACGCCTGAGTTGCTATCCATCCCTGAAGAGGAATTGAACAGTCTCGTAGAAAACAACGATAACTTGAAACTGTATAAGCATGAGTTCGAAGAAATGAACGCTTATCGCGCGCATATCCTTCCTGCTGAACAGGAAGCGATCCTAGCGCAGATGGGCGAAGTGACGGGCAGCTCGTCGGAAACATTCAGCATGTTGAATAATGCCGACTTGACGTTCCCAATGGTGAAAGACGAAGATGGGGAAGAGGCTGAATTGTCACATGGACGGTATATCCGTTTCCTTGAAAGCAAGGATGCTCGCGTACGTGAAGATGCATTCAAAGCGATGTACGGCAAATATGGCGAGTTTAAAAACACTTTCGCTTCCACGTTGAGCGGAAATGTTAAACGGAATAACGTCAATGCACGCATCCGAAAGTACACATCTGCGCGGGAAGCGGCTTTGTCGAACAACCATATCCCGGAGCAGGTGTATGATAACCTCGTCAATACAATTAATAAAAATCTCGGATTGCATCATCGCTACGTCGCGTTGCGCAAAAAAGTCCTTGGCCTGAATGAACTCCATATGTGGGACATGTTTGCACCGATGGTAAAAGACGTGGAAATGAAGATTCCGTATGAGGAAGCGACAGCAACGATGCTCGAGAGTTTCCATCCGCTTGGCGAAGAGTATACTTCAATCGTCAAGGAAGGACTTGAAAACCGTTGGGTGGATGTACGTGAAAATAA
The sequence above is drawn from the Sporosarcina luteola genome and encodes:
- a CDS encoding competence protein CoiA, producing the protein MRAILTACSDEGKMIILSAELERHELRRWRQTRSFYCPQCKGQVQLKVGDIVIPHFAHKRDTACSASFSEGESQQHLNGKRLLYQFLVNVQMEVELEPTLNRILQRPDLLVKTGKKSYPIEFQCSTIPISLLEERTEGYRKAGMDPIWILHTPAKFRTLPEGVGLFQFSKFQEWFIESTSLNNHVLLTFNPHNQTFHYFSSLLHVAGQRYIGLHRILPLPFQVFPFARPKAPTENEVSQYGNLYETLRQKELQNRIALNRKGIKDPFLRSCYEMKMLPTQLPPWIGVPVQRNSAFREPDVEWQFRLVHFLKRNEIPHSDVAPYSIGRFVRSFSGEYKGKTMACKYYIDFLGCYGIDSTTQKTDLLENMVLRIISERFLANEERN
- a CDS encoding putative glycoside hydrolase, yielding MKKMKWVSSLLLASALAMPLSVQADETKTSIVFAERTYGFEEIDEGIVASSKLYTHDSGLVFDYPDAVRGVYVTGHSAGGSAFERLLKLIDSTDLNAMVIDIKEDFGYLTYKPQEDSPLFNMGIGKPYIKDPRKMLETLEERKVYPIARIVVFKDSVLAEKRPELSFMDGDKVWKNGRGESFVNPFMKEVWDHNVDIAIEAAKVGFKEIQFDYVRFPEGFEKRHETLKYSMDDYKESELDPVQRRVEAVTDFVAYAREQLKPYDVDVSVDIFGYAATLPEAPGIGQNFSKISENVDVISSMIYPSHWTSYFGIAKPDLEPYRLVAEYAKVENAKLGALDNPPVSRPWLQDFSAPWLGSGNYLRYGKEEVEAQIKALKENGIDEFLLWNAKNKYTEGVDYTP
- the mecA gene encoding adaptor protein MecA — its product is MEIERINDNTVKFYLSYIDIEERGFTREEVWYNRDKSEELFWEMMDEINDETEFEVEGPLWIQVHAMNNGIEVTVTRAQLSDNDESDAQLSMDDSRKTFEPDPSMFADSEQLMNELNDEPVVWTSDMFVFEEFENLIPLSNIIPPYAVESSLYSFENKFYLYVIYDESKMDDDDKSDFCSLISEYGSLSQVTIHRLEEYGKVIMESDVLATVKKYFGN
- the spxA gene encoding transcriptional regulator SpxA; amino-acid sequence: MGVTLFTSPSCTSCRKAKAWLEEHEIPYSERNIFSEPLNIDEIKQILRMTEDGTDEIISTRSKIFQKLNVDVESLPLQRLYELIQEHPGLLRRPIILDEKRLQVGYNEDEIRRFLPRKVRAYQLLEARRMVN
- the pepF gene encoding oligoendopeptidase F, translated to MTTETKNKVLTRDQVKVEETWRLEDIFPTDEAWEQEFKEIEELSGKAETFKGTLNQGAEALFEALSYRDTIYQRMGKLYTYAHLKGDQDTTNSFYQAMESRAKTLYVKISTALSYLTPELLSIPEEELNSLVENNDNLKLYKHEFEEMNAYRAHILPAEQEAILAQMGEVTGSSSETFSMLNNADLTFPMVKDEDGEEAELSHGRYIRFLESKDARVREDAFKAMYGKYGEFKNTFASTLSGNVKRNNVNARIRKYTSAREAALSNNHIPEQVYDNLVNTINKNLGLHHRYVALRKKVLGLNELHMWDMFAPMVKDVEMKIPYEEATATMLESFHPLGEEYTSIVKEGLENRWVDVRENKGKRSGAYSSGSYGTNPYILMNWQDNVNNMFTLAHEFGHSVHSYYSRKNQPVNYSGYSIFVAEVASTVNEAILNDYLLKTIDDKQKRIYLLNHWLEGFRGTVFRQTMFAEFEHLIHQLDQHGVALTADKLSEEYAALNKKYFGEAVEEDKEIALEWARIPHFYYNYYVYQYATGFSAAVALSHQILSESQPAVDRYINHFLKAGSSDYPIEVLKKAGVDMTSTQPIEEACKVFAERLAELEELLG